A single genomic interval of Kiloniellales bacterium harbors:
- a CDS encoding phytoene desaturase → MLTHLERPRTARAQGDSRPHAVVIGSGFGGLAAAVRLGAKGYRVTVLEKLDAPGGRAYVYRQDGFTFDAGPTIVTAPWLLEELWALCGRDFHADIELKSLSPFYDIRFDDGSVFTYSGDPESMREQIAKFNPDDVPRFDRFMRHSKEIYDYGFGVLADVPFSSFATMLKAVPKILLLRGHRTVYGLVSSYIRDPRLRIAISLHPLLIGGNPFSVTAMYCLINHMEREFGVHFAMGGTGELIKGLVGLIMGQGNEIRYQSEVRRITLADGRASGVELMDGSKIAADLVVSNADAPWTYNQLLPSNRRKRWTPGKIRRTRYSMGLFVWYFGTDRKYPDIKHHSMVLGPRYHGLLRDIFHRKRLAEDFSIYLHRPTATDPALAPPGCDTFYALSPVPHLESGVDWESRAESYRQAIAERLESTVMPGLRRSIVSSRVMTPQDFESRLNSYHGAGFGPEPVLWQSAWFRPHNTSEEVPGLYLVGASTHPGAGIPGVIASARVLDKVVPHASELV, encoded by the coding sequence ATGTTGACACATCTGGAGCGGCCTCGAACCGCACGCGCCCAGGGTGACAGCCGGCCCCACGCCGTGGTCATCGGCAGCGGGTTCGGGGGCCTGGCGGCGGCCGTCAGACTCGGCGCCAAGGGCTACAGGGTCACGGTCCTGGAGAAGCTCGACGCGCCGGGCGGGCGGGCCTACGTCTACCGGCAGGACGGCTTCACCTTCGACGCCGGCCCCACGATCGTCACGGCGCCCTGGCTGCTGGAGGAATTGTGGGCGCTCTGCGGCCGGGACTTCCACGCGGATATCGAGCTGAAATCGCTCTCGCCGTTCTACGACATCCGATTCGACGACGGCTCGGTCTTCACCTACAGCGGCGACCCCGAGTCGATGCGCGAGCAGATCGCGAAGTTCAACCCGGACGACGTGCCACGCTTCGACCGCTTCATGCGGCACAGCAAAGAAATCTACGATTACGGCTTCGGCGTGCTCGCCGACGTGCCCTTCTCGTCCTTCGCCACGATGCTGAAGGCCGTGCCCAAGATCCTTCTGCTGCGCGGGCACCGCACGGTCTACGGCCTAGTGTCCAGCTACATCCGCGACCCCCGGCTGAGAATCGCGATCAGCCTTCACCCGCTCCTGATCGGCGGGAACCCCTTCTCCGTGACCGCCATGTACTGCCTGATCAATCACATGGAGCGGGAGTTTGGCGTCCACTTCGCGATGGGCGGGACCGGCGAACTGATCAAAGGCCTGGTCGGCCTCATCATGGGTCAGGGCAACGAGATCCGCTACCAGAGCGAAGTCCGGCGCATCACGCTCGCCGACGGGCGGGCGTCGGGCGTCGAGCTCATGGACGGGAGCAAGATCGCCGCCGACCTGGTGGTCTCCAACGCCGATGCGCCCTGGACCTACAACCAGCTCCTGCCGTCAAACCGGCGCAAGCGCTGGACGCCGGGCAAGATCCGGCGCACCCGCTACTCCATGGGACTTTTCGTCTGGTACTTCGGAACCGACCGCAAGTATCCCGACATCAAGCACCACAGCATGGTCCTGGGCCCGCGCTACCACGGCCTGCTCAGAGACATCTTCCACCGCAAACGGCTGGCCGAGGATTTCAGCATCTACCTTCACCGGCCGACCGCGACCGATCCCGCCCTCGCCCCGCCCGGCTGCGACACCTTCTACGCGCTCTCGCCGGTGCCGCACCTGGAAAGCGGCGTCGATTGGGAGTCCCGGGCCGAGAGCTACCGGCAGGCGATCGCAGAGCGGCTCGAATCGACGGTCATGCCGGGGCTTCGCCGCAGCATCGTATCCTCGCGGGTCATGACGCCGCAGGACTTCGAGTCGCGCCTGAACTCGTACCACGGGGCCGGTTTCGGCCCCGAGCCGGTGCTGTGGCAGAGCGCCTGGTTCCGGCCGCACAACACCAGCGAGGAGGTCCCGGGCCTCTATCTGGTCGGCGCGAGCACGCATCCCGGGGCCGGGATTCCCGGCGTAATCGCCTCGGCCCGCGTTCTGGACAAGGTGGTGCCCCATGCAAGCGAACTGGTTTGA
- a CDS encoding phytoene/squalene synthase family protein: MQANWFDWRHASPEDRKACRRLIRQGSKSFFAASLLLPAELRDPAYAIYAFCRLADDRVDLATGSADPIILLERRLEAIYAGLPRDLPCDRALADVVVRHQIPRALFDALLQGLAWDRAGRSYETVEELHAYAARVASAVGAIMTCLMGRRSPATLARACDLGVAMQLTNIARDVGEDARAGRLYLPRVWLRQAGIDPEAFLADPEPGPELAAVVARLLAHADGLYRQAGAGIADLPWACRPAINAARLLYRSIGEAVVANRHDSVSTRAVVKTPRKLGLVLRATVEAPFLANRQAAPPLEATQFLVDAVRDQAPDGAEGFDSRTEWVIDLFRQLKERDRGRDTQASAA, translated from the coding sequence ATGCAAGCGAACTGGTTTGACTGGCGGCACGCCAGTCCCGAAGACCGCAAGGCCTGCCGGCGGCTGATCCGGCAGGGCTCCAAGAGCTTCTTCGCGGCCTCCCTGCTGCTGCCGGCCGAGCTGCGGGATCCGGCCTACGCGATCTACGCTTTCTGCCGGCTCGCCGACGACAGGGTCGACCTGGCGACCGGCAGCGCCGACCCGATCATTCTGCTCGAACGGCGGCTCGAGGCGATCTATGCCGGGTTACCCCGCGATCTTCCCTGCGACCGCGCCCTGGCCGACGTGGTGGTCCGCCACCAGATCCCGCGCGCCCTGTTCGACGCCCTGCTGCAAGGACTCGCGTGGGACCGGGCCGGGCGATCCTACGAGACGGTCGAGGAGCTCCACGCCTATGCCGCCCGGGTCGCCAGCGCGGTCGGCGCCATCATGACCTGCCTGATGGGACGCCGGTCGCCGGCCACCCTTGCCCGCGCTTGCGATCTCGGCGTAGCGATGCAGCTCACCAACATCGCCCGTGACGTCGGCGAAGACGCCCGCGCCGGCCGGCTCTATCTGCCGCGCGTCTGGCTCCGCCAGGCCGGCATCGATCCCGAGGCCTTCCTGGCCGATCCCGAGCCCGGCCCGGAGCTGGCCGCCGTGGTCGCGCGCCTGCTGGCGCACGCCGACGGCCTCTACCGGCAGGCCGGGGCTGGCATTGCCGACCTGCCCTGGGCCTGCCGCCCAGCGATCAACGCCGCACGCCTGCTCTATCGCAGCATCGGCGAGGCGGTCGTCGCGAACCGCCACGACTCCGTTTCGACACGGGCGGTCGTGAAGACGCCCCGCAAGCTCGGCCTGGTCCTGCGCGCGACTGTGGAGGCGCCCTTCCTCGCCAACCGCCAGGCAGCCCCGCCGCTCGAGGCAACGCAGTTCCTGGTCGACGCGGTTCGAGACCAGGCCCCCGACGGTGCCGAGGGCTTCGACTCCCGCACCGAGTGGGTGATCGACCTGTTCCGCCAGCTGAAGGAACGGGACCGCGGGCGCGACACCCAGGCGAGCGCCGCCTGA
- a CDS encoding carotenoid 1,2-hydratase — translation MTERSRAALAAEPAAFRVGPSEARWENDGLTLDLDEVAVPWPRRIKGRVRLSPKAITDRCFELDRSGRHRWWPIAPAARVSVELDQPALRWQGDGYLDSNEGSEPLERGFQRWNWSRAHLPGESTALLYEPLRRDGTGDLLALEVDRSGAIRNFEAPPPVRLPGTLWRVGRQTRAEGGARVVETLEDTPFYSRSRLSVGLAGERVEAMHESLCLDRFDSRLVQMLLPFRMPRRRG, via the coding sequence ATGACCGAACGGTCCCGTGCGGCGCTCGCGGCCGAGCCCGCGGCCTTTCGGGTCGGCCCAAGCGAGGCGCGTTGGGAGAACGACGGCCTGACCCTCGATCTCGACGAGGTCGCCGTGCCCTGGCCGCGCCGGATCAAGGGCCGGGTGCGACTGTCGCCGAAGGCCATCACCGATCGCTGTTTCGAGCTCGACCGGTCCGGTCGGCACCGCTGGTGGCCGATCGCCCCCGCGGCGCGGGTCAGCGTCGAGCTGGATCAGCCCGCTCTGCGCTGGCAGGGGGATGGCTATCTGGACAGCAACGAGGGCAGCGAACCGCTCGAACGCGGCTTCCAGCGCTGGAACTGGTCCCGCGCCCACCTGCCGGGAGAGTCCACGGCCTTGCTCTACGAGCCCCTGCGGCGGGACGGGACCGGCGACCTGCTGGCGCTGGAAGTGGACCGCTCCGGCGCCATCCGGAACTTCGAGGCGCCGCCGCCGGTTCGCCTGCCCGGCACGCTCTGGCGGGTCGGGCGGCAGACCCGGGCCGAGGGCGGCGCCCGCGTGGTCGAGACGCTCGAGGACACGCCCTTCTACAGCCGCTCGCGTCTGTCGGTCGGCCTGGCGGGCGAGCGCGTCGAGGCCATGCACGAGAGCCTCTGCCTGGATCGTTTCGACAGCCGGCTGGTGCAGATGCTCTTGCCGTTCCGCATGCCGCGGCGCCGGGGCTGA